One region of Quercus lobata isolate SW786 chromosome 2, ValleyOak3.0 Primary Assembly, whole genome shotgun sequence genomic DNA includes:
- the LOC115964673 gene encoding uncharacterized protein LOC115964673: protein MHDQVEKDKLESEQRSRIPLPPPIPGRGPIPISLFRRQEGSDSTNPVDGKRRKVAGFSPIEKAFQNTTRYELDSRIARIFYTGGLPFNFARNPYYRNSYAYAAIHNIPGYVPPGYNALRTTLLQKERAHVERLLKPIKDSWLENGISIVSDGWSDPQRRPLINIMAVSDGGPVFVKAIDGSGEFKDKHYIAGVLKDAIKEIGHEKVVQVITDNANVMKSAGALIEGEYPKIFWTPCVVHTLNLALKNICAAKNTEKNEVTYEECSWITRIADDASFIRVFIMNHSMRLAMFNEFSPLKLLQVADTRFASIVVMLKKLKLIKKCLQAMAISEQWASYREDDVEKAVKHLFMICYE from the exons ATGCATGATCAAGTTGAGAAGGATAAGTTAGAGAGTGAACAGAGAAGTCGAATTCCCTTACCCCCACCTATCCCAGGCCGTGGGCCTATACCTATTTCCCTATTTCGGAGACAGGAAGGGAGTGATAGTACAAATCCAGTTGATGGTAAGAGGAGGAAGGTGGCTGGATTTTCTCCTATTGAGAAAGCATTCCAGAATACTACTAGATATGAATTGGATAGTAGAATTGCTAGGATATTTTACACTGGTGGGCTTCCATTTAACTTTGCAAGGAACCCATATTATCGTAATTCCTATGCATATGCTGCTATCCATAACATCCCAGGTTATGTTCCTCCTGGATACAATGCCTTGAGAACAACActtttgcaaaaagaaagagcTCATGTTGAAAGACTCTTGAAACCAATTAAGGATTCTTGGCTTGAAAATGGTATAAGCATAGTTTCTGATGGATGGTCAGATCCACAAAGAAGGcctcttattaatattatggcTGTATCAGATGGGGGTCCGGTGTTTGTAAAGGCAATTGATGGGTCAGGTGAGTTCAAAGACAAACATTATATTGCTGGGGTGTTGAAGGATGCTATAAAAGAGATTGGACATGAAAAAGTTGTCCAAGTCATCACtgataatgctaatgtgatgaaATCTGCTGGAGCTCTTATTGAAGGTGAGtatcctaaaatattttggacaccCTGTGTTGTCCACACTCTCAATCTAgctttgaagaatatttgtGCAGCAAAAAACACTGAAAAGAATGAAGTTACATACGAGGAATGTAGTTGGATTACACGTATTGCTGATGATGCATCTTTCATACGTGTTTTTATTATGAACCATTCAATGAGGTTGGCAATGTTTAATGAATTTAGTCCATTAAAATTGCTCCAAGTTGCTGATACTAGATTTGCTTCAATTGTTGTAATGCTGAAAAAgttgaagttgataaaaaaatgcCTTCAAGCCATGGCTATTAGTGAGCAATGGGCTTCTTATAGGGAGGATGATGTTGAAAAAGCTGTAAAG CACCTATTTATGATATGCTACGAGTAG